The DNA sequence ACCACCAGTGGTCGAAGGGGGTCGAGGCCGAGGGGCTGCTACGGGCGGCGCTGTCGGAGCACGCCGGGCTGACCGAGCCGTACTTCTCGCTGCTGCGGTCGCTGTCGGAGTTGCACATCGCCCGGCTGTTCGCCCGGTTCGACCGTTACGACGCGGTGGTGACCAGCTGCAACGCGGCGTTCAAGCTGCACGACCCGAGTGCCCGGTGGTGCGGCGACTGCCCGAAGTGCCGGTTCGTGTTCCTGGCGATGGCGCCGTTCATGTCGCGGGCCCGGATCGAGGGCATCTTCGGCGTCGACCTGCTCGCCGACCCGGCGCAGGTGCCGGGCTACCTGGAACTGCTCGGCATCGACGCGCACAAGCCGTTCGAGTGCGTCGGCGAGGTCGAGGAGTCGCTGGTGGCGTTGGGCCTGCTGGCCGAGCAGGAGCAGTGGCGCGGGGCGCCGGTCGTCCGGTCGCTGATGGCGGCGGTGCCGGCGGAGGCGTGGCCGGCGGCGTCGCGTACCGACGTGTTCACCCCGGCCGGGCCGAACCACGTGCCGGCGCCGTACGCCAAGGCGTTGACCGCGCTGTTCTAGCCGGCGACCCGCGGTCCGGCGGCTGCCGGCCGTGGTCCGGCGGTCAGGGGCGGCGTGGGCCGATGCCGTTTTCCGGCGTCGGTTCCACGCCGATGCCGGACTGCACGCCGAGGAACCGGTAGGTGACGCACTTCAGCGCCCACAGCAGCCAGCCACGGTCGGCGGCCTGGATGGGGCGGCCGTCGGCGTGCCCGACCGCGCCGATGAGCAGCCAGGTGCCGCCGACCGAGAAGACGGTGCGTACGTCGCCGTGCGCGTCGGCCGGGGCGAGTCCGTCCGGCAGCGCCTCGCGTACGGCCCGGGCGTCGTCGTTGCTCGGGTAGAGCACGGCGCGGAAGTTCACCAGGGCGTCGCTGTCGTCGGTGGTGAAGGTGACGTGCAGGGTACGGATGCAGGGCGCGCGTTCCAGCGGCCCGTCGTCGGGCAGGACGCCGGCGCAGCCGCGCCGGTCGGCGGAGCTCTGCCGGGTCAGGGTGTTGCCGCCGATGGTGAAGCTCGCCTCGGGGAAGACGTCGGCGGCGGTCAGGTAGGTGGGTGTGGCCCGGACCCAGGCGACGCCGAGGGTGGCCACCAGCGCCAGCGCGGCCGCGGTCGCCGTGGCCACCCGGACGGGACCGCGCAGCCGCTGCGCCATCATCAGGGCGGCGACGGCCAGCATCCCGGCGGCGAGCAGCCCGAGCAGTCCCCACCGGATGCCGGTGGCCATCTGGTCGGCGCCGGCGCCGGCGCCGCGCATGATCGAGGCGAACGAACTGCCTCGTCCCGGCACGAAGACCAGGGCCACGAGGCCTGCGAGGATGCCCGCGACGATGAGCGCGGCCTGGCCGATCCGGCCCGCCCGGCGGCCGAGCAGCAGGCCGGTGATCAGGATCAGGAGCGGGAGTGCGATCACCAGCCAGCCGGCGGTGACCATGCCGGCGCCGGAGCAGGCGGTGATCCGGCAGGCGGCGCTGACCACCGTGGTGCGGATGGGTACGGCGAACACACCGGCGAGGATCGGGCCGCCGATGAGCGCGACGAGGGCCAGCAGGCCCGGCAGCACCGAGACGTCCCGGCGCCGGCGGGGTCGGGTCTCCTTGTCCAGGTCCACCCGACCCGCCGTCCGCCGTCGCGCGTGTGTCCCGCGGTGCCCGATCGAGCCCTCGTCTCGTCGCTGTGCTGCCATGACCAGGCAGTTTAGGAAGTTTGATCAACCCGGCCCGGCGGGCGGGTGCCGCGGTCAGCGGCGGCCGACGGCGGCGGAGACGATGCCGACCCCGATCGCGGCGAGGGCGATCTGGATGAACAGTTCGATCCAGTCGACGCCACGGGTCTCGGCCACCCCGATCAGGGCGGCCAGCATCGTGCCCAGCAGGGCCGCGACGATCCCGACGGCGATGGTGAGCAGGAACGAGATGCGTTGCCGGCCGGGCAGGACGAGCCTGCCGAGCGCACCGATGACGGCGCCGATGATCAGTGCGGTGATGATGCCGGTGATCTCCACTGTGGTCCTTCCCGTACGCGGCTCGAGGTCGGCCCGTGGGTGCGGGCCGGCGCGCGTCCCCGTATCGGCGACGCCGTCCTGTTCCTTCCCGATCAAGGGCGTTTCGAATCCGGCTGCGGGTTTGACCTCCACCACTCTCGCTTTGTAACCCCAGCGGGGGTATAACAGGGTTACAGGTTGGCGACCGGAAGGGGCCATCAGATGCCGACGATCCAGGAGGAGCCGACGATGCCCAAGATCAACGTGTACCTTCCCGACGAACTCGCCGAGGCGGTGCGGGAAACGGGCGTGCCCGTCTCCGCCATCTGCCAACGCGCCCTGGAACAGGCGGTCCGGCGGGTGACCGCCATCCGGGAGACCGCCGTGGCCGATGTCGACGGCGACGAGCTCGCCACCCGGCTGCCCAACTTCACCGCCCGCGCGCGCACCGCGCTGCAACTCGGCATCGAGCGGGCCAGAGCCGACGGATCGCCGACCGTGGGCACCGGACACGTGCTGCACGGCATGCTGACCGAAGGCGCCAACCTCGCCCTCCAGGTCCTGCCGGCCATCGGAATCGAGTCGGCCCGGATCAGTCGGGACCTGGCCCACGAAACCCTCACCGACGAGGACCCGGCGGCGGAAGGCGGGCCGCAGCGGTTCAGCGGACCGGCGGCGGGCGCCCTGGAACTCGCGGTCACCGAGGCGACCGCGTACGGCCACAACTACGTCGGCTGCGAGCACCTGCTGCTCGGGCTGATCGCCGAACCCGACGGCGTCGCCGGCCGGGTCCTGCGCACCCTCGGCGGCGAACTGCGGCTCACCCGCCGCGCCGTCGCCGCCGCCCTGGCCGGATTCGTGCACCTGCGGGCGCAGATGGCCCAGTCCCAGCCGGTTTCGCAGGCAGGACCCGCCGCCGGGCCGGAGCTGACGGCGCTCCTCGGCGCGGCGATCCGGCGGGAACTGCAACCCGTCGTCGAGCGGATCGAACGGCTCGAACAGCGGGCCGGGGTGACCACCGACGGGTGACCCGCCCGGCTCAGGTGTCCCGTACGGCGTCGAGCGCCAGCAGCGCCACGTGCAGCGACAGGCAGGCGTCGACGGAGTCGAGGTCGGCGTCGAGGATCCGGGCGATCCGGGCCAGCCGCTCGTAGAACGCCGGCCGGGACAGGTGCGCCGCCGTCGCCGCCGCCGACTTGTTGCGCCCGTTCTCCAGGTACGCCCGCAACGTGCCGAGCAGTTGTTCACGGGGATGCCTCGCGTCGTACGCCAGCAGTGCCCCCAGCTCCCGCTCCACGAACGTCTGCAGGCGCGGCTCCTCCCGCAGCAGGTGCAGCAGTCCGGCCAGGCCGACGTGCGGCAGCCGGAACACCGCGACGTCCCGTCGGTCGTGGCGCGCGGCGTCGGCAACCTGCCGCGCCTCGATCAGCGACCGGCGGGCCTCGCGCAGGGTGCCGACCCCCGAACCGGCCGCGACGATCAGCCCACCCGGCCGGGCGGTGCCCCCGTTCCCCGGTGCCGCCGGGCCCGGACCGCCCGGTCCGCCCTGGTCGCCCGGCCCGCCGGTACGGGGCCGGCCGGGCGGTCCGGCGTCGAGCCGTATCCGGCGCAGCGCCGCGGCGAACGCGGACAGTGCCCGCTCCTCGTCGTCGACGCCGCGCAACGCCAGCAGCGCCCCACCGCCTGGTCGTCGAGGGCACTGGTCAGTCCGGTCAGCCGGGCGTCCCGTAGCGCCTGCCCGACCGCCTCGGCCAGGTCACGCAGCCGGGCCTGGGCCGCCTCCGTACCGGCCTCGGCACCCCCGTCGTCGGCGCGGAACCGGACCACCACCCCGACCAGGTGGTGGCGTTCCAGCGCGACACCGAGGGCGCGGGCCCGCAGGGCCACCTCGTCGACCGGCCGGGAGTGGTCGAGCAGGGCGGTGAGCAGCGTGCGGTGGATCTGGCGCTCGAGCCCCTCCGCGTCCCGGCGGATCAGCCGCCCCAGGGCGAGGGTCGACGCGGCCCGCTCGACCAGGATCGTCAACCGGGTCGGCGGCGGGTCGCTGCCGGACAGCTCGTTGGACCAGCGCAGCAGCAGCCGGCCCCAGTCCTGGCCCCGGGCGCCGACGGTGGTGACCAGCCAGCCGGAGTCGGCGTCGTACGCGGTCCGGCCGGCGGGCTGGATCCGGCGCGAGTGCTGCTCCCAGCCGTCGAGCAGCAGCTCGGCGGACTCCCCCGCGGTGTCGTACGCGAGCACCTGCCGGGACAGGTTCTCCAGCACCACCGGGCAGCCGGCCAGCGCGGCCGCCTGATGCACGACGTCACCGGGTTCGGCACCCTCCACCGACAGTTCGGTGAACCGCTGGTGGATCTCCTCGGTCGCCCGCAACTCGGTGAGCTGGGCGTCGACGATCAGCGCGTGGACCGCCTCGGTGATCCGTACGAACGGGGTGGCCCGGCGCAACTCCACCAGCGGCAGCCCGCGCCGCTCGGCCGCGGCGACCATCACCTTCGGTAAGGTCCCGGTGAAGCGCCGGCCGAGTTCGACGACGAGTCCGGAGACCCCGACGTCGGCCAGATCGGCGACGAAGGCCCGCAGCCCGGCGTCGTCGGTGGGCAGCCCGATCCCGGTCATCAGGACGAGCTCACCCCCGCCGAGCAGGGTCGCGATGTCGGGCACCTCGGCGACGTGCACCCAGCGCACCGCCCGGTCCAGGCTGGCCGCCCCGGCGAGCATCCGGGGCACCCCGTGCCGCACCGGCGCGAGCGCCAGCACGTGACGGACAGTAGGGAACACCCGCTAACGGTAGCCGCCCCAGATTCCGATGATCAGGGAGTGAGTTCGGGGTGTCGCCGGCGTGTCGGGGTTCCCGGTCCCTGATCACGCGGATCTCTGGCGGCGGAGGCGTTGATACCTGGTGACCGGCAGGTTGGATAGGCCAGTTCATCGCGCGGCGCGAGCCCCGCTCCGGTGACGCGAGGCTGTTCGTGGGTACCGGCGAGGTCAGCCTGACAGGGCTGAGTCGTAGGTCGCGCGTGCGGTGTTGATGTCGCCGATGTGCCGTTCGGCCCACTCTGCCACCATGGCCATCACTGGGAGAAGGCTCTCGCCGAGCGGTGTCAGCCGGTACTCCACGCGCGGCGGCACTGAGTCGGTCACCGATCGCGCTACCAGGCCGTCGCGTTGAAGCGCCCGCAGCGTCTGGGTGAGCATCTTCTGGGTGGCGCCGGCGATCACGCGGGCCAGCTCGCCGTGCCGGCGTGGCCCGTCCGCGAGCTCCTTGAGGATCAAGCTGACCCAGCGGTCACCCAACCGGTCCAGGACGCGGTGTGTCGGGCATGAGGCCATCGACATCAGATATGCCGAGCGTGCACTGGCCCGGCGTTCGTCTGCGCTGCTGATGGCCATCCGATCCTCCAGGCACCTTGAAGTGCCCACTGCCGTTGAGACATCGTGCAGCCTACCGTCGGGGCATGGGTGTGATCGGGATTCTCGGCGCCGGCAACGTGGCCCGCGCGCTGGCTCCGGCGCTGTCCGCCGCTGGACACGACGTCATCGTGGGTACCCGCGAGCGTCTGGCGTCCACAGCTGCCTCGGCGGAGATTGTCGTCAACGCACTACCTGGCGCGGTGTCGGTCGAGGTACTCGGGGGGTTGTGCCGAGTCCTGGCCGGCAAGGTGCTCGTTGACGTCGCCAACGCCGTGGAGCAGGGGCCGGACGGCTTCACGTCCCGCCTGCTCTACCGAAACCTCGCGGAAGAGCTGCAACGCACGCTTCCCGATACCCGCGTGGTCAAGGCGCTGAATACGGTGGGACCGGCGGCGTTGATGGCTGCCCCCGCCAGCTTGGCCGTACCACCGTCGACCTTCTTGTGTGGTGACGATGCGGAT is a window from the Polymorphospora rubra genome containing:
- a CDS encoding GlsB/YeaQ/YmgE family stress response membrane protein, encoding MEITGIITALIIGAVIGALGRLVLPGRQRISFLLTIAVGIVAALLGTMLAALIGVAETRGVDWIELFIQIALAAIGVGIVSAAVGRR
- a CDS encoding Clp protease N-terminal domain-containing protein, whose translation is MPTIQEEPTMPKINVYLPDELAEAVRETGVPVSAICQRALEQAVRRVTAIRETAVADVDGDELATRLPNFTARARTALQLGIERARADGSPTVGTGHVLHGMLTEGANLALQVLPAIGIESARISRDLAHETLTDEDPAAEGGPQRFSGPAAGALELAVTEATAYGHNYVGCEHLLLGLIAEPDGVAGRVLRTLGGELRLTRRAVAAALAGFVHLRAQMAQSQPVSQAGPAAGPELTALLGAAIRRELQPVVERIERLEQRAGVTTDG
- a CDS encoding winged helix-turn-helix transcriptional regulator → MAISSADERRASARSAYLMSMASCPTHRVLDRLGDRWVSLILKELADGPRRHGELARVIAGATQKMLTQTLRALQRDGLVARSVTDSVPPRVEYRLTPLGESLLPVMAMVAEWAERHIGDINTARATYDSALSG
- a CDS encoding NADPH-dependent F420 reductase, encoding MGVIGILGAGNVARALAPALSAAGHDVIVGTRERLASTAASAEIVVNALPGAVSVEVLGGLCRVLAGKVLVDVANAVEQGPDGFTSRLLYRNLAEELQRTLPDTRVVKALNTVGPAALMAAPASLAVPPSTFLCGDDADAKKAVVGLLTDLGWPPQRIIDLGGVETAWWPESFVLMVRPLIAALGPVPFALALAH